A stretch of the Thiomicrorhabdus xiamenensis genome encodes the following:
- the purU gene encoding formyltetrahydrofolate deformylase has protein sequence MEKNSYVLTISCPDRVGIVAKVSAFLAENNCMISEANHHADAHSGMFFMRNEITDIQISDEAFREGFSKIAEEFEMKWQLNSTCVKKRVLLMVSKQDHCLADLLYRWSSGELGCDIPCVISNHLDMKALVEWHGIPYIHIPVTPDNKPQAFAEVVKWVEHYEADTIVLARYMQIIPPALCEKYPGQIINIHHSFLPSFIGAKPYHQAFVRGVKLIGATCHYVTQDLDAGPIIEQDVTRVSHSESAEQMVVLGKDVEKNVLARGLKYHLEDRVLVHGNKTVVFA, from the coding sequence ATGGAAAAAAATTCTTATGTTCTAACGATTTCATGCCCGGATCGCGTGGGGATTGTCGCCAAGGTTTCGGCGTTTCTCGCGGAAAACAATTGCATGATCTCGGAAGCCAATCATCATGCGGATGCGCATTCCGGCATGTTCTTTATGCGCAATGAAATTACCGATATTCAAATCTCGGATGAGGCGTTTCGGGAAGGTTTCTCGAAAATTGCCGAAGAGTTTGAGATGAAGTGGCAGTTGAACTCAACCTGCGTCAAAAAACGCGTTTTACTGATGGTCAGTAAACAGGATCACTGTCTGGCCGACTTGCTTTATCGCTGGAGCAGCGGCGAATTGGGCTGCGATATTCCATGTGTGATTTCCAACCATCTGGATATGAAAGCGCTGGTCGAATGGCACGGTATTCCTTATATCCATATTCCGGTTACGCCGGATAACAAGCCGCAGGCATTTGCCGAAGTGGTCAAGTGGGTCGAACACTACGAAGCGGATACGATTGTGCTGGCGCGCTATATGCAGATTATCCCGCCGGCGCTGTGCGAAAAATACCCCGGTCAGATCATCAATATTCACCACAGTTTTTTGCCGTCTTTCATCGGTGCCAAACCTTACCATCAGGCATTTGTGCGCGGGGTCAAGCTGATCGGGGCGACCTGTCACTACGTGACCCAGGATTTGGATGCCGGACCGATTATCGAACAGGACGTGACCCGCGTTTCGCATAGCGAATCGGCGGAGCAGATGGTGGTGCTCGGAAAAGATGTCGAGAAGAACGTCTTGGCACGAGGTTTGAAATACCACTTGGAAGATCGTGTGTTAGTGCACGGCAATAAGACCGTCGTGTTTGCTTAG
- a CDS encoding ABC transporter ATP-binding protein: MPELNLHQVQASHQAHTVVNRIDLRLREGEIGCLLGPSGCGKTTLLRTIAGLHAPSGGEIRIGETLMASDRVNVPTEKRKIGMVFQDYALFPHMTVYDNIAFGLDKFPAALKRERIQQLLELIGLPQVGDRYPHQLSGGQQQRIALARALAPRPTMLLMDEPFSGLDVELRESLAREVRGILKSEGISALMVTHNQNEAFAMADSVGVLKDGRLLQWDTPYNLYHQPLHPFIADFIGQGSLISGRVCDCRAVHTELGLLKTHLPFGTESGEEVSVLVRPDDIIHDDSSDWKLEVVNRAFRGSHFLFTLKLPSGEKVMCMSQSHHDHPVGSKIGIKLEMDHAVVFPKALSGE; the protein is encoded by the coding sequence ATGCCTGAATTGAATCTCCATCAAGTCCAAGCCAGCCATCAGGCGCATACCGTGGTGAATCGTATCGACCTCAGATTGCGCGAGGGCGAGATCGGTTGTCTGCTCGGCCCCAGCGGCTGCGGAAAAACCACTTTGCTGCGGACGATTGCCGGGTTGCATGCGCCGAGCGGTGGTGAAATTCGTATCGGCGAGACGTTAATGGCGTCGGACAGGGTGAATGTGCCGACCGAGAAGCGCAAAATCGGCATGGTTTTTCAGGATTATGCGCTCTTTCCGCACATGACCGTGTACGACAATATCGCTTTCGGTTTGGATAAGTTTCCGGCGGCGCTGAAGCGCGAGCGTATTCAGCAGCTGCTGGAATTGATCGGCTTGCCGCAGGTCGGCGATCGTTATCCGCATCAGCTTTCGGGAGGCCAGCAGCAGCGCATTGCTTTGGCCAGAGCTTTGGCTCCGCGCCCGACGATGCTGTTAATGGACGAGCCGTTTTCCGGGTTGGATGTCGAATTGCGCGAATCGCTGGCCAGAGAGGTTCGCGGAATTTTGAAATCTGAGGGAATCAGCGCTCTGATGGTCACACATAACCAGAATGAAGCCTTTGCGATGGCCGACTCGGTGGGGGTTTTAAAGGACGGTAGACTGCTGCAATGGGATACGCCCTATAACCTCTATCATCAGCCTCTGCATCCGTTTATTGCCGATTTTATCGGTCAGGGGTCGTTAATCAGCGGTCGTGTCTGCGATTGCCGCGCGGTGCACACCGAGCTTGGCCTCTTAAAAACCCATCTGCCTTTCGGCACCGAGTCCGGTGAGGAAGTTTCGGTACTGGTTCGTCCGGACGACATTATTCATGACGATAGCAGTGACTGGAAACTGGAAGTGGTTAACCGCGCATTCCGCGGTTCGCATTTCCTGTTTACCCTGAAGCTGCCGAGCGGCGAAAAGGTAATGTGTATGAGCCAGTCGCATCACGACCATCCGGTCGGTTCGAAAATCGGTATCAAGCTGGAAATGGATCATGCCGTGGTCTTTCCAAAAGCCCTCTCGGGCGAATAG